In one window of Opitutales bacterium DNA:
- a CDS encoding molybdenum cofactor biosynthesis protein MoaE, which produces MNGFRISPEALDLEALRAGCLSLRAGAFTSFEGWVRDLNEGEAVLRLEYEAYASMAEKEGGRILKEAEQRWPLLALVAEHRVGLLEIGDCAVYVGVASMHRAAAFEACRYVIDEVKERVPIWKKEHYATGVTGWINCHKVPDNTESE; this is translated from the coding sequence ATGAATGGATTTCGGATTTCGCCTGAAGCATTAGATCTTGAAGCCCTGCGAGCGGGCTGCCTCTCTTTGCGGGCGGGAGCGTTTACGTCCTTTGAAGGCTGGGTTCGGGACCTGAATGAGGGTGAAGCGGTGCTACGCTTGGAATATGAGGCTTATGCTTCAATGGCTGAGAAAGAGGGGGGGCGGATCTTGAAAGAAGCAGAGCAACGTTGGCCGTTGTTGGCCTTGGTGGCCGAGCACAGGGTGGGGCTCCTCGAGATCGGCGATTGTGCCGTTTATGTCGGGGTGGCGTCAATGCACCGAGCAGCAGCTTTTGAAGCCTGCCGTTATGTGATTGATGAGGTAAAAGAGCGGGTGCCGATTTGGAAGAAAGAACACTACGCGACAGGCGTTACAGGTTGGATCAATTGTCACAAGGTGCCCGACAATACCGAGTCTGAGTAA
- a CDS encoding helix-turn-helix transcriptional regulator, producing the protein MNSICYLEFRTVPKIFHCETTWRWLPAPLDDYDFWAVLGGRGEMVLNDQSYLLAPGSTFMLRPGDRLKAEHDSNMPLQVLAFHFLPTSQFPWDALDLPNFRQVNDLLSLRFYAQQSVHLSVQNHDVVRQQLVAMNLLTLLADKTDRLLPASDERILAVAEQIRCSPAGFKSVAEMSRQVNVSLSHFSREFKRLLGLSPIRYLACMRADRAAELLRETNMSLGEISDSLGYSDVHHFSKQFAREKGEAPGRFRNTWRDKRHE; encoded by the coding sequence ATGAATTCGATCTGTTATCTGGAATTTAGGACGGTCCCCAAGATATTTCACTGTGAGACTACATGGAGATGGCTCCCGGCGCCTCTGGATGACTACGATTTCTGGGCAGTCCTCGGAGGCAGAGGTGAGATGGTTTTAAACGATCAGTCCTACTTGCTCGCACCAGGATCGACTTTCATGCTGAGGCCGGGAGATCGTTTGAAGGCTGAGCATGACTCGAACATGCCTTTGCAAGTCCTTGCATTTCATTTTCTGCCCACCTCTCAATTTCCATGGGATGCTCTCGATTTACCGAATTTTCGCCAAGTAAACGACCTTTTAAGCCTTAGGTTCTATGCTCAACAGAGTGTCCATTTAAGCGTTCAAAATCATGACGTTGTCAGGCAGCAGTTGGTCGCAATGAACTTGCTTACGCTACTTGCAGACAAAACAGACCGCTTACTGCCTGCGTCTGACGAGCGCATTTTGGCTGTCGCTGAGCAGATCCGCTGCTCGCCGGCAGGATTTAAGTCTGTTGCCGAAATGAGTCGTCAGGTAAATGTTTCGTTGAGCCACTTCTCCCGTGAGTTTAAGCGCTTGCTTGGCTTGAGTCCGATACGCTACTTGGCGTGTATGCGTGCGGATCGCGCAGCAGAGCTCCTTAGAGAAACAAATATGAGTCTCGGTGAAATTTCGGACTCTTTAGGTTACAGCGACGTTCATCATTTTTCTAAACAGTTCGCCCGGGAGAAAGGAGAAGCTCCAGGACGATTTCGAAATACATGGCGCGATAAGAGGCATGAGTAG
- a CDS encoding LacI family DNA-binding transcriptional regulator: MKRVSLKHVAQVAGVSVATVSMALRGAGRIAPKTVERIEALANEMGYVPDPLLASLATRRFREDSDSKGSPIAVIKCSESMGRGDYAERFRDSLSSLGYVMESHRLDSPENFESLVAKMTRRGIRGVILIPDVFPEILIDPSPWSKFSIVQSSRFLHSAPVHTVRANIFQAVKLAYTKAYEAGYRRIGFALGFHEYWIEDDESRNGAAWILQQHFGRAENYIPPYQGYLSGGDRSFLDWYHHYRPEAVVAFNSNALARLQALGIHAPNDLGFIALHLNENEIGAPSSEVRICGLDQNNKEVARQTVWVLDQMIRFGETGFPEVARDILIPSTWVAGDTLRKQ, translated from the coding sequence ATGAAACGCGTATCCCTGAAGCATGTAGCTCAAGTTGCTGGCGTCTCGGTAGCCACGGTTTCGATGGCGTTGCGGGGTGCGGGGAGAATTGCTCCAAAGACAGTAGAGCGGATAGAGGCTCTCGCTAATGAGATGGGCTATGTGCCGGATCCACTTTTAGCTTCGTTAGCAACGCGGCGCTTTCGTGAGGACAGCGATTCTAAAGGCAGCCCGATTGCTGTTATAAAATGCAGTGAGTCGATGGGACGGGGTGATTATGCCGAACGCTTTCGCGACAGCCTATCTTCCCTGGGATATGTGATGGAATCGCATCGATTGGATAGCCCCGAAAACTTCGAAAGTCTTGTTGCGAAGATGACGCGCAGGGGGATTCGAGGGGTGATTTTGATTCCAGATGTATTCCCTGAAATCCTAATCGACCCCAGTCCATGGTCAAAATTCTCAATCGTTCAATCCAGTCGATTTCTTCATTCTGCTCCCGTGCACACTGTGCGTGCTAATATATTTCAGGCTGTAAAATTGGCCTATACGAAAGCGTATGAAGCGGGCTATCGACGTATCGGTTTTGCACTCGGCTTTCATGAGTATTGGATCGAGGACGATGAATCGCGAAATGGAGCAGCTTGGATTTTGCAGCAACACTTCGGGCGAGCTGAGAATTATATTCCTCCCTATCAAGGGTATTTGTCTGGAGGGGATCGTTCGTTTCTGGATTGGTATCATCATTATCGACCCGAGGCAGTGGTTGCGTTTAATAGTAACGCGCTAGCTCGACTGCAGGCATTGGGGATTCACGCCCCGAATGACCTCGGTTTCATTGCGCTTCATTTGAACGAGAATGAGATCGGAGCACCCTCATCTGAGGTCAGAATTTGTGGACTGGACCAGAATAATAAAGAGGTCGCGCGGCAGACGGTATGGGTGTTGGACCAAATGATCCGATTCGGCGAAACAGGATTTCCAGAAGTGGCTCGCGATATTCTGATCCCGTCGACTTGGGTAGCGGGGGACACCTTGAGGAAGCAATAA